A single region of the Streptomyces caelestis genome encodes:
- a CDS encoding GMC family oxidoreductase, translating to MPDNTHEFDYVVIGGGTAGSVIASRLTENPDVSVAVIEGGPSDVGRDDVLTLRRWMGLLGGELDYDYPTTEQPRGNSHIRHSRARVLGGCSSHNTLIAFKPLPADWDEWEAAGAKGWGAVQMEAYFARLLNNIVPVDERDRNAIARDFVDAAQAALDVPRVEGFNQKPFTEGVGFFDLAYHPENNKRSSASVAYLHPVMDERPNLTILLETWAYQLELNGNRAEGVHVRTKDGEEILVKARNEVLLCAGAVDSPRLLMHSGIGPKADLEKLGIPVTHDLPGVGENLLDHPESVIVWETNGPIPENSAMDSDAGLFVRRDPELPHPDLMFHFYQIPFTDNPERLGYQRPEFGVSMTPNIPKPKSRGRIYLTSADPEVKPALDFRYFTDEDDYDGRTLVDGIKIAREIAKTEPLAGWLKREVAPGPDVTDDEELGEYARKVAHTVYHPAGTCKMGAADDRTAVVDPELRIRGLEGIRIADASVFPTMTTVNPMIGVLMVGEKAAELIGGGSR from the coding sequence ATGCCCGACAACACCCACGAATTCGACTACGTCGTCATAGGCGGCGGAACCGCCGGTTCCGTCATCGCCTCCCGCCTGACCGAGAACCCCGACGTCTCCGTCGCCGTCATCGAGGGCGGCCCCAGCGACGTCGGCCGCGACGACGTGCTGACCCTGCGCCGGTGGATGGGCCTGCTGGGCGGCGAGCTCGACTACGACTACCCCACCACCGAGCAGCCACGTGGCAACTCGCACATCCGGCACAGCCGGGCCCGGGTCCTGGGCGGCTGTTCCTCGCACAACACGCTGATCGCGTTCAAGCCGCTGCCCGCCGACTGGGACGAGTGGGAGGCCGCCGGCGCCAAGGGCTGGGGCGCGGTGCAGATGGAGGCGTACTTCGCGCGTCTGCTCAACAACATCGTCCCGGTCGACGAGCGGGACCGGAACGCCATCGCCCGCGACTTCGTCGACGCCGCCCAGGCGGCGCTGGACGTGCCGCGCGTGGAGGGCTTCAACCAGAAGCCGTTCACCGAGGGCGTCGGCTTCTTCGACCTCGCCTACCACCCCGAGAACAACAAGCGGTCCTCGGCGTCGGTGGCGTATCTGCACCCGGTGATGGACGAGCGCCCCAACCTGACGATCCTGCTGGAGACCTGGGCGTACCAGCTGGAGCTGAACGGCAACCGCGCCGAGGGCGTGCACGTGCGCACCAAGGACGGCGAGGAGATCCTCGTCAAGGCTCGCAACGAGGTCCTGCTGTGCGCCGGCGCCGTCGACTCGCCCCGGCTGCTGATGCACTCCGGCATCGGCCCGAAGGCGGACCTGGAGAAGCTCGGCATCCCCGTCACGCACGACCTGCCGGGCGTCGGCGAGAACCTGCTCGACCACCCCGAGTCGGTGATCGTGTGGGAGACCAACGGCCCCATCCCGGAGAACTCCGCGATGGACTCGGACGCGGGCCTGTTCGTGCGCCGCGACCCCGAACTGCCGCACCCCGACCTGATGTTCCACTTCTACCAGATCCCGTTCACGGACAACCCGGAGCGACTGGGCTACCAGCGGCCGGAGTTCGGCGTCTCGATGACCCCGAACATCCCCAAGCCCAAGAGCCGCGGCCGGATCTACCTGACCAGCGCCGACCCCGAGGTCAAGCCCGCCCTGGACTTCCGCTACTTCACCGACGAGGACGACTACGACGGCCGCACCCTCGTCGACGGCATCAAGATCGCCCGCGAGATAGCCAAGACCGAGCCCCTGGCCGGCTGGCTCAAGCGCGAGGTGGCCCCCGGCCCGGACGTCACCGATGACGAGGAGCTCGGCGAGTACGCCCGCAAGGTCGCGCACACCGTCTACCACCCGGCCGGCACCTGCAAGATGGGCGCCGCCGACGACCGGACGGCCGTCGTCGACCCCGAGCTGCGCATCCGCGGCCTGGAGGGCATCCGCATCGCCGACGCGTCCGTGTTCCCCACCATGACCACCGTCAACCCGATGATCGGCGTGCTCATGGTCGGGGAGAAGGCCGCCGAGCTGATCGGTGGTGGTTCCCGGTGA